TTCCTCTTTGCCCTTCCTTGTCTAGAATTTCCTCAGCAAGAAGAAACTGAGATCACATAAGATCCAGCTGAACTTGCcactcttccctttccttccccaatGCCCATTCTTTCAGCATTTATCTGAGTGCTCTATTTAAATGACCAGCAGCAGCTAAGTTTTAATAGCTaagctaaaacaaaactttccatTGACTACAACTTAAATAACATGCTGCTCTTTATCTGTTGGAACAGAGTACACAGATTAAATCACCTTCTGTGGTCTCTGGATAAGAATACAGGACAGATACTAGACCAGCGCTCCCTTCCCCTAGCTCCAGGGGGGTTCATGTAAGAAGTGAGAAGGGACTCAAAGGGCCTCTGAGCTTTACAGCTAGCCTGTATTTTCTAGTGCCCTTAGGTGGAGTGAACCATTCTCCAACCAATACTTAAACAAGCAAGTCCATACTACCAGATCTGGATACAGGAGGGCActacagaaactgaaatactCTTGCTCTTACACTACCAGTTGTTAAAATTCATATACCCCTTAAGGtgtttttttagtttattaaaCTTTGAAGTACAACACGTTTGCTCATTAAATTAAACTCACAGCATTTTGCAAAAACTTATGGGTAACTTTCACATCCTTCATCCCACCAACTAATAATCGATTCATGGGTCTGGGGTTTTACATGTGTTATTTCCACAAAATGCCAGTTAGGTTTATAAAGCTGCGCATATAAACTGTCTACACATAGTAGATGAGTAATTGCTTCAAAAGTAGGTCATAACTGTTGTTTTATACTGCTATCCTactatatttttcatatatattcacTACTCACCAGCAGGTGATAAATGAGGACAGCTGCTCATCTTTAGCAGTTTTAGAGTATCACTATTGTTCGCAACAAGAACCTTCAAGGACGGATCATCAAGTGGTGTGTCATCTACCTTGATTGATGATAACGACTTGGAGTTTACAAAAACTACAGTAAGTGCTGAAGCAAAGTGAGCCTGTTTGGATAAattggaggagggaaaaaaagttaaagataGGCAGAACCTCATCTAAACCTCAGGTTTTGCATATGCAGAAATTAGTTATCACTTCTCAAGCAACCCCTTTCTTGTGTAAGGCACAAATGCTAGTGTTTTTAGTAAAAAATCTTagcgttttttttttaatgcttctatGTCACAAAAATTAAGTTTACACTCAGTAGTCAACCCACACACAATCTTTCCATTGTAATGTAACAGTGGAAAATGGACACCGTGACTAGCCTAACATATCTagaatttaagagaaaaaaaaagttgcatttatTTAGTTTACCAGAAACACTGCTGTAAATCTACaaagtcaaagaaataaatgtcccaaatattttaatatattgcaGCACTTGTTCATTATATACTTTAATCTAGAAACGTGAAGAATGAGGCCTTTTAAACAATTTCCCATTTCTATGCTTGTAATTATCAGCACTCCTAGTTTAATGAATGGAATCAATTACTTTCCCAATACTAATGGATTCCACAAAGTAAAGAATGTAACAATAGACAATTTCACAAAAGCCAAGTGAATTTTCACAAGTCTGTAAAAAACAATATTAAGTATTTTCCTATGAGcaacagcacaagaaaaatcTAGAAGTACAACATAAAGGTTAAAGTAATTAAGAGCACATTACTATTTCTTGAAACACATGTTTAAGTCACTCTTTCAAAAAAGCAATTTGTAGAACACTACCTTAGAGACATTCATGAAGCTTGGTTTTGCTGTAGAAATCAAACCCAATGTCTTGATAGAACAGTTAACCAACTGAGAAAGGATGTCACAGGCTGCTTCTGCTGACTCTGTGCTACTATCAACCTataaaggcaaattaaaaaacattaagtcattctttattatatttaagaaaatagtGCTACTGATACTGAAGACTTCACAATCCAGTACCACTTCAAGGTGTACTGCACCAGGTTTTATTCACCACAGAGACAAAAGAAGTAACATTAATTAGAAATTTCAAGACAAGAAAGTTCAGGAAGGTTACTGTTAGAAAATATTCTCAAGTATGTTTATTTCCAATACGGACAGACAGCTCAGATctagaccttctcttcaaaTAACCTCATGCCTTCCTATGTAACTTAGTGCTGGTATGACAGATAGCTGTATGTACTTTAAATGCCAATTCCAGAAttttagagcagaaaaaaatggaagactTGAGAAGGCCCAGACATACTCCAATACGGTAATTCATTTTACCTGCAGGGACAACAAACAGATTTGTATCTTGAATAGTGAACTTATTCCCAATTCACCTGTAAGACTGATGGCTAACTTTGGACAAATCACTATTccatctctccttcctctctgatAGCTGAAATGATACACAGCTTTTCATCAAAAAGAGCCTGAAAAAGCACACAAGCTTCACAAATAGACGTTATATTGCCAATTTATTACCAGTGATATCGTATATAGAAGTTATAGGTGCTTAGTAACTGATTAACCATGTGCTGCTACACAACCAAATCACAGTATCTCCAAATGTAAAATTCCTAACTCTGACTAAAAGAAGCTTCACATTTTAATTCTAGCCATAttatcagtttcttttcctgcaCAGCTTAGAACTATGACTACTAATAAGATGTGACTGTAAAACATTAACAGAGCACCTGCAATTTAAATTATCTTCTCAGATAGACTATTAGTAAACTATTCAAATGAAAGCCCAAATTTATGCAGTCCTGAGACAACAGAACCTTCATTTAAATCAAGTTTACTGTTACATCATTAGTTCCTTAAGTGTACATGTGCCTGCCGCACAGACTCTCTCCCCTATTCACACAAGTTCTAAAATGTCAAGACATTCTCCACTGCATAATTTTGCAAAATAGGGCCATACACTTAAGATTTAAATTCACTTCCTCAAATTGTTCCATGTGTAAGAAGTATTTATCCACACAATCTACTGAGTGCTCAGATTGCCACCAACACTGATTCACAAAAACTCCACAGGATATTCTTAAAACATACCATTCAATCTTCAGTGCTATACCACATAACATTAACTCTTTCTTTACGTTTGGGGGAATAAAGTGTAGAATCAGAAAGAaactgtgtgcatgtgtggTAAGTTACTGCatagctgtgtttttaaatataaaactttcCAGGTACAAGACTTGAGCAAACCAACAGAAAAGCTGCATACCTTATGCAAagcaacacaacaaaacaaggCTCCACTCATCCAAGACATTACCTTGAAGCTGACGTACTGCAGATGATCACCGTGCTTCTTGATAATCTGCTGAATCAGATCAGGATGAGTAGACTTTAAGTAAGAAGTAGCTGGCTGGGTAAGTTCAAATTCAAATCTCCTCCAGAGATCTGGGATGTGAAAAACTTCATTCCACCTTCGGCAAACAGAAGATGCCCTGGCTCGATCTACTAAGGGTAGGAACTGGAAAATGCACAGAATAACATGGTGCGGAAGGCTTCCCCAGTCCACTGAGGCAAGGGGGTCAGATTCACCAAAGCaagtcttctgttttttgtttttttgtgatgtCTGAGGAATTTGATTTTCAACCACAACCTTCTGCCTAGCTCTTTTCATCATGAAAGTTTCAGGTGCTGGAATAATCCAGTCTATTCAAGCTGCACAAATGCCTTGAATGTTCTTACATACAGTAGGTCTctagaaaacaataaaataaaaaaagagtgAGGGCAAGTCgaaacagtaagaaataatGGATTAACATGCTATTCAACATGCTATATTTaaattttgccattaaaaagtTACATCTACATCTTTATCTACTGCAGACATTAGCAAGGACCTTGCTTTAcaataccatttattttatacaaCTGTTTGAATGTGGGGAATCCTGCTTTTTAATCTTACCATGTGCAGTTTCATCTGTTAATACTTCATGGTGTATCAAGCATTTTGTAGAAAAATGTACTTCAACAGCAGGAGAGCAAATTCTGTACATTTAAGTTTAAACTCGAACTACAAGAACTCTATCAAATACGGAAGCCAATTCATAACAACTCCCTTTAAGCAACAATGAACTTTGAACAC
This genomic interval from Oxyura jamaicensis isolate SHBP4307 breed ruddy duck chromosome 13, BPBGC_Ojam_1.0, whole genome shotgun sequence contains the following:
- the LOC118173836 gene encoding F-box/LRR-repeat protein 21-like, with the translated sequence MMKRARQKVVVENQIPQTSQKNKKQKTCFGESDPLASVDWGSLPHHVILCIFQFLPLVDRARASSVCRRWNEVFHIPDLWRRFEFELTQPATSYLKSTHPDLIQQIIKKHGDHLQYVSFKVDSSTESAEAACDILSQLVNCSIKTLGLISTAKPSFMNVSKAHFASALTVVFVNSKSLSSIKVDDTPLDDPSLKVLVANNSDTLKLLKMSSCPHLSPAGVLCVADHCHGLKELALNYYILSDELLLALSSEKHVDLEHLRIDIVSENPGQVEFHTIKKQSWDAFVKHSPKVNIVMYFFLYEEEFDAFFREETPVTHLYFGRAVSKAMLGRIGMNCPRLIELVVCANGLQPLDDELIQIAERCKNLTAMGLGECEVTCRGFIEFVKVCGGRLNQLSIMEEVLIPDNDYSLDRLHLEVSKHLGRMWFPDMMPTW